A portion of the Chitinophagales bacterium genome contains these proteins:
- a CDS encoding lipocalin family protein: MKNYFSTIAIFFLTFTSCDKDENAITNNLEGTWKLTEILADPGDGSGTFNPISSNKKLIFDNNGNITSNGLICDMSIETNSSTTGTYSISNSTINSTNCQNSTIKYELNGNTLILVYPCIEACKSKYTKIQ, from the coding sequence ATGAAGAACTATTTTTCAACAATCGCAATATTTTTTTTGACATTTACTTCTTGTGATAAGGATGAAAATGCAATAACTAATAATTTAGAAGGTACTTGGAAATTAACTGAAATACTAGCTGACCCTGGAGATGGTAGTGGAACATTTAACCCAATTAGTAGTAACAAAAAACTAATATTTGATAATAATGGTAACATAACTTCTAATGGCTTAATTTGTGACATGTCAATAGAAACCAATTCAAGTACAACTGGAACATATTCCATATCTAATTCTACTATAAATTCTACAAACTGTCAAAATTCAACAATTAAATATGAATTGAATGGTAATACCTTAATACTTGTTTATCCATGTATTGAAGCTTGTAAATCAAAATACACTAAAATACAGTAA
- a CDS encoding RDD family protein has translation MKKISELVEQRFRVKNVYDNTGKLVELKEEYLAKGTINAIGQNQRLIHFGIDMVIIKILLELIFYIFELVGFFPIQVEEETFVVTFLLYLFQSLIYASYYFLFEQLWQKTPGKYFTKTIVVDEYGCKPKIKQMALRSIIRLIPFEAFSCLGDISKGWHDRWTKTSVITNMNFEKIKILQEEQKDMVFYNKKSDT, from the coding sequence ATGAAGAAAATATCAGAACTTGTAGAACAAAGGTTTCGTGTAAAAAATGTCTATGACAATACGGGCAAACTTGTAGAATTAAAAGAAGAATATTTAGCTAAAGGAACTATAAACGCTATAGGTCAAAATCAAAGATTGATTCATTTTGGTATTGATATGGTTATAATTAAAATTCTGCTAGAATTAATCTTTTACATTTTTGAACTAGTTGGTTTCTTTCCTATTCAAGTAGAAGAAGAAACCTTTGTTGTTACTTTTTTATTATATCTGTTTCAAAGTCTTATTTATGCCTCATACTATTTTCTATTTGAACAACTATGGCAAAAAACACCAGGAAAGTACTTCACTAAAACTATTGTGGTAGATGAGTATGGTTGTAAGCCAAAAATCAAACAAATGGCTTTAAGGTCTATTATCAGGCTAATACCATTTGAAGCATTTAGTTGTTTAGGGGACATTAGTAAAGGATGGCACGACAGATGGACGAAAACAAGCGTTATTACAAACATGAATTTTGAAAAAATAAAAATTCTGCAAGAAGAGCAAAAAGATATGGTGTTCTATAATAAAAAATCCGACACATAA